One stretch of Streptomyces hygroscopicus DNA includes these proteins:
- a CDS encoding beta-lactamase, translated as MNALTKRPRLRLVMAAAVTATLLGGAAAVPAAATTTATPGAPTAPQAPAAPGSDSPDHRLTEDELRREVARTLEDAGFIGLTVEVRDGHRRIHARAGEAELNTGRPMPYGAHYRAASVTKSFVATVVLQLVGEGRLSLSDPVDKWLPGVVSGNGNDGRRITVRNLLQHTSGIHNYAYSDDTGDTAADFDRTRFDHVSPEQVVAGAMKHRPDFPPAPADDQKPDWNYSNPGYVLAGMIIQKVTGRAWPEEVRDRIIRPLGLTGTYEPGDDPRLKAPYAHTYQRFPGSGTWTDTTLRNVSWGGAAGSLITTDRDLDRFYTALLSGRLLPPAQLAEMRRTVPVGPDFEVPFPHAQYGLGMMRQPLSCGGYRWGHGGDLEGATVRTGFTEGGRRSVTISSSGKTADDEQLLRAEAALQRLTDRVLCDGARPKP; from the coding sequence ATGAACGCACTCACGAAGCGCCCTCGTTTACGCCTCGTCATGGCCGCCGCCGTCACCGCCACTCTCCTCGGCGGTGCGGCCGCGGTCCCGGCCGCCGCCACCACCACCGCCACCCCCGGAGCCCCCACAGCACCCCAAGCGCCCGCAGCGCCCGGCTCCGACTCCCCCGACCACCGGCTCACCGAGGACGAGTTGCGCCGCGAGGTGGCCCGGACCCTTGAGGACGCCGGTTTCATCGGCCTGACCGTGGAGGTGCGCGACGGCCACCGCCGGATCCACGCCCGCGCGGGCGAGGCGGAGCTGAACACCGGCCGTCCCATGCCGTACGGGGCGCACTACCGGGCCGCGAGCGTCACCAAGTCCTTCGTGGCCACGGTCGTCCTCCAACTGGTCGGCGAGGGGCGGCTCTCGCTGAGCGATCCGGTGGACAAGTGGCTGCCGGGTGTGGTGAGCGGCAACGGCAACGACGGCCGCCGGATCACCGTCAGGAATCTGCTCCAGCACACCAGTGGCATCCACAACTACGCCTACAGCGACGACACCGGCGACACGGCGGCGGACTTCGATCGGACCCGGTTCGACCATGTCTCCCCCGAGCAGGTGGTCGCCGGGGCGATGAAGCACCGGCCCGACTTCCCGCCCGCCCCGGCCGATGACCAGAAGCCCGACTGGAACTACTCCAACCCCGGCTATGTCCTCGCCGGAATGATCATCCAGAAGGTCACCGGACGCGCGTGGCCGGAGGAGGTCCGCGACCGCATCATCCGCCCGCTGGGCCTGACCGGCACCTACGAGCCCGGGGACGATCCGCGGCTGAAGGCCCCGTACGCGCATACGTATCAACGCTTCCCCGGCTCCGGCACCTGGACGGACACCACGCTCCGGAACGTCTCCTGGGGCGGCGCGGCCGGTTCGCTCATCACCACCGACCGCGATCTGGACCGGTTCTACACCGCGCTGCTGAGCGGCCGCCTGCTGCCCCCGGCGCAGCTGGCCGAGATGCGCCGGACCGTCCCCGTCGGACCGGACTTCGAGGTGCCCTTCCCGCACGCCCAGTACGGGCTCGGGATGATGCGGCAGCCGCTCAGTTGCGGCGGCTACCGCTGGGGCCACGGCGGCGACCTCGAAGGGGCCACGGTGCGGACCGGCTTCACCGAGGGCGGGCGGCGCTCGGTGACCATCAGCTCCAGCGGCAAGACCGCCGACGACGAGCAGCTGCTCCGGGCCGAGGCGGCCCTGCAGCGCCTCACCGATCGCGTCCTGTGCGACGGCGCGCGCCCGAAGCCGTAA
- a CDS encoding MerR family transcriptional regulator: protein MRIGELSRRTGVSERLLRYYEQQGLLQPERQPSGYRAYRASDVAVVRRIRSLLAAGLSTATISQVLPCLRDDGEHLVPTCPDLLGELRAERERMTAAIEELELSRSLLDRVITAGQSAMN, encoded by the coding sequence ATGCGTATCGGCGAGCTGTCCCGCCGCACCGGGGTGAGCGAGCGGCTGCTGCGCTACTACGAACAGCAGGGCCTCCTCCAGCCCGAGCGGCAGCCCAGCGGCTATCGCGCATACCGCGCGTCCGATGTGGCGGTGGTGCGGCGCATCCGCTCGCTGCTGGCGGCCGGGCTCTCGACGGCGACCATCTCCCAGGTCCTGCCCTGCCTCCGCGACGACGGTGAGCACCTCGTGCCCACCTGCCCGGATCTGCTGGGCGAGCTGCGGGCGGAGCGGGAGCGGATGACCGCGGCCATCGAGGAGCTCGAGCTGTCCCGGTCGCTGCTGGACAGGGTCATCACCGCGGGCCAGTCGGCCATGAACTGA
- a CDS encoding laminin G sub domain 2 — translation MLLTAAALALIPLPVRAADTDSSASAARADSGFEQQVLFKSAQEQGYSCFRIPAIVKAKDGSLLAFAEGRVDNCGDAGDIDLVLKRSTDGGRTWGPLQVINEGGGDTHGNPAPIVDLRTGRIVLASTYNTGRDDSQSCDIPCDRSPHLQYSDDNGATWSTPRDLSSSLMPPQWNSWYATGPVHGIQLQHGRHKGRLLFTLNTESYSGGRITDNHAALAYSDDGGNRWRIGALDTYPLAEDGTFRQKPSEMTLVERADGSVYVSGREQDGTDLGHRDYAISRDGGQSFTGPFRTIPDLPTPQVQGSILRLRDPARDGHSRLLFSAPADPDRRRTMMVRSSWDEARTWDGVERGKVVTTDWSGYSDMVAVSRDTVGLLYEGGAVDARDEIRFARFTEDWLGPRQAPAPTTDDRAPGARSATVLGGAAARGDGRFGGGLSFDGTDDAVRVPYRTALPLGTRDFTVSLWFRYSAAAGQHPFLWMGGIGTKQPQVWLRGEPGSNRIRALMTTVNGFSTFTSASVSTDAAYNDGQWHHLALTRSGGRLSLTVDGGTAVTAPDAPGTVSRTAPFGLHLGQAVDGRSHMTGDLDEFRLYGRALTDAELRRVREFNAPLDDHHSGALVHLPLDRVRSSHH, via the coding sequence GTGCTCCTCACCGCCGCGGCGCTGGCCCTGATTCCGCTTCCGGTACGGGCCGCGGACACGGATTCCTCCGCGTCCGCGGCCCGCGCCGACTCCGGCTTCGAACAACAGGTCCTCTTCAAGTCCGCCCAGGAACAGGGCTACTCGTGCTTCCGGATCCCGGCGATCGTCAAGGCCAAGGACGGCTCCCTGCTCGCCTTCGCCGAGGGCCGGGTCGACAACTGCGGCGACGCCGGGGACATCGATCTGGTCCTCAAGCGCTCCACCGACGGCGGCCGCACCTGGGGCCCGCTCCAGGTGATCAACGAGGGCGGCGGCGACACCCACGGCAACCCCGCGCCCATCGTGGACCTGCGCACCGGGCGCATCGTGCTCGCCAGCACCTACAACACCGGCCGCGACGACTCCCAGAGCTGCGACATCCCCTGTGACCGCTCCCCGCATCTGCAGTACAGCGACGACAACGGCGCCACCTGGTCAACCCCGCGCGATCTGAGCTCCTCGCTGATGCCGCCCCAGTGGAACTCCTGGTACGCCACCGGCCCCGTCCACGGCATCCAGCTCCAGCACGGCCGGCACAAGGGACGGCTGCTCTTCACCCTCAACACCGAGAGCTACAGCGGCGGCCGCATCACCGACAACCATGCCGCGCTCGCCTACAGCGACGACGGCGGCAACCGCTGGCGCATCGGCGCGCTGGACACCTACCCGCTCGCCGAGGACGGCACCTTCCGTCAGAAGCCGTCCGAGATGACGCTGGTGGAGCGCGCCGACGGATCGGTCTACGTCAGCGGGCGGGAGCAGGACGGCACCGATCTCGGCCATCGCGACTACGCCATCAGCCGGGACGGCGGCCAGAGCTTCACCGGGCCCTTCCGCACCATCCCCGATCTGCCCACTCCCCAGGTGCAGGGGTCGATCCTGCGGCTGCGCGATCCGGCCCGCGACGGGCACAGCCGGCTGCTCTTCTCGGCCCCCGCCGACCCCGACCGCCGCCGCACCATGATGGTCCGCTCCTCCTGGGACGAGGCCCGCACCTGGGACGGTGTCGAGCGCGGCAAGGTCGTCACCACCGACTGGTCCGGCTACTCCGACATGGTCGCGGTCTCCCGCGACACGGTGGGGCTGCTGTACGAGGGCGGTGCGGTGGACGCCCGCGACGAGATCCGCTTCGCCCGCTTCACCGAGGACTGGCTGGGTCCCCGTCAGGCGCCCGCCCCCACCACCGACGACCGCGCGCCCGGCGCCCGGTCCGCGACCGTGCTCGGCGGCGCGGCGGCGCGCGGCGACGGCCGCTTCGGCGGCGGGCTGTCCTTCGACGGCACGGACGACGCGGTACGTGTTCCGTACCGGACCGCCTTGCCGCTGGGCACCCGTGACTTCACCGTGAGCCTGTGGTTCCGCTACTCGGCCGCCGCCGGGCAGCATCCGTTCCTGTGGATGGGCGGGATCGGCACCAAACAGCCGCAGGTCTGGCTGCGCGGTGAGCCCGGGAGCAACCGGATCCGGGCGCTGATGACGACGGTCAACGGCTTCTCCACCTTCACCAGCGCCTCGGTGTCCACCGACGCCGCGTACAACGACGGGCAGTGGCATCACCTCGCCCTGACCCGCAGCGGCGGACGGCTCTCCCTCACCGTGGACGGCGGCACCGCCGTCACCGCCCCCGATGCCCCGGGCACCGTGAGCCGCACCGCGCCCTTCGGCCTCCACCTCGGCCAGGCCGTGGACGGCCGCTCCCATATGACCGGCGATCTCGATGAGTTCCGCCTGTACGGCCGCGCCCTGACCGACGCCGAACTGCGCCGCGTCCGCGAGTTCAACGCCCCGCTCGACGACCACCACTCCGGCGCCCTCGTCCACCTCCCCCTGGACCGCGTGCGGTCATCTCATCACTAG
- a CDS encoding glyoxalase, with translation MTTLTLQLTIDCAEPRRMVAFWAEALGYVPEPPPGGHATWREYWADMGVPAEELPPGAGEIPESIVDPEGQGPRVWFQQVPESKVTKNRLHLDLKVGGGRDVPLAVRTERVTATVDRLKAAGATVQRIMDEPGMEYYAVVLQDPEGNEFCVV, from the coding sequence ATGACGACGCTCACCCTGCAGCTGACCATCGACTGTGCCGAGCCACGCCGGATGGTGGCCTTCTGGGCCGAGGCCCTGGGCTATGTGCCCGAGCCCCCGCCCGGCGGCCATGCCACCTGGCGGGAGTACTGGGCGGACATGGGGGTGCCCGCGGAGGAGCTGCCTCCCGGGGCCGGGGAGATCCCGGAGTCCATCGTGGATCCGGAGGGGCAGGGTCCGAGGGTGTGGTTCCAGCAGGTTCCGGAGTCGAAGGTCACCAAGAACCGGCTGCATCTGGATCTGAAGGTGGGCGGCGGGCGCGATGTGCCCCTGGCGGTCCGCACCGAGCGGGTCACCGCGACCGTGGACCGGCTGAAGGCCGCCGGAGCCACGGTGCAGCGGATCATGGACGAGCCGGGGATGGAGTACTACGCGGTGGTGCTCCAGGACCCGGAGGGCAATGAGTTCTGTGTGGTCTAG
- a CDS encoding methyltransferase translates to MNEADFLSSTRASYNAIALDYDKQYRDELAAQTLERAVFAGFAELVRNAGGGPVADVGSGPGRVTAHLHELGLSVYGIDLSPAMVELARREHPGLRFEEGSMLSLDIADGTLAAVVAWYSTIHVPQERLPDVFAEFHRVLAPGGYALVGFQVGDEQRVYTEAFGHEVSLSFRRWQPDRIAELLAAAGLPVRARTFREPERWEPTPQASLIARKPPLPPAGDQNAGDQNADDQATGNQAARNQTAEG, encoded by the coding sequence GTGAACGAAGCCGACTTCCTCAGCTCCACCCGGGCGTCCTACAACGCCATAGCCCTCGACTACGACAAGCAGTATCGCGACGAACTGGCTGCCCAGACGCTTGAGCGGGCGGTTTTCGCCGGGTTCGCCGAGCTGGTGCGGAACGCCGGGGGCGGACCGGTGGCCGATGTCGGCAGCGGTCCGGGCCGGGTGACGGCCCACCTCCATGAGCTGGGGCTGTCCGTGTACGGGATCGACCTGTCGCCGGCGATGGTGGAGCTGGCCCGGCGGGAGCATCCCGGGCTGCGGTTCGAGGAGGGGTCGATGCTGTCCCTGGACATCGCGGACGGCACCCTCGCCGCCGTGGTGGCCTGGTACTCGACGATCCACGTTCCGCAGGAGCGGCTGCCGGATGTGTTCGCCGAGTTCCACCGGGTGCTGGCGCCCGGTGGATACGCGCTGGTGGGCTTCCAGGTGGGCGATGAGCAGCGGGTCTACACGGAGGCGTTCGGTCATGAGGTGTCGCTGAGCTTCCGCCGGTGGCAGCCGGACCGGATCGCCGAGTTGCTGGCCGCGGCCGGACTGCCGGTCCGCGCCCGGACCTTCCGGGAGCCGGAGCGATGGGAACCCACCCCACAGGCGTCCCTCATCGCCCGCAAGCCGCCGCTGCCGCCTGCCGGCGACCAGAACGCCGGAGACCAGAACGCCGACGACCAGGCGACCGGAAACCAGGCCGCCCGAAACCAGACCGCGGAAGGCTGA
- a CDS encoding membrane protein, which produces MPHRPHLRKIALPSWLPLDGFILGLIGTVALAALLPVSGRAATVTDGATTVAVAFLFFLYGARLSTREALDGVRHWRLHLTVLVCTFVIFPALGLAARGLVPYVLTHPLYTGLLFLCLVPSTVQSSIAFTSIARGNVAAAICAGSFSSLLGVVVTPVLAALLLGGSGGGFSADSMVKIGLQLLAPFLAGQLLRRWIGGFISRHRAVLRLVDRGSVLLVVYAAFSEGMTRGIWHQVTPARLAILLGVEAVLLTVMLTLTSYGSRKLGFVREDRITIVFAGSKKSLAAGLPMASVLFGAQASLAVLPLMLFHQMQLMVCAVLARRYAARAPEAAVTGAETGSEAAQARTDSADKAALTRV; this is translated from the coding sequence ATGCCGCACCGCCCGCACCTCCGCAAGATCGCCCTCCCCTCCTGGCTCCCGCTGGACGGCTTCATCCTCGGACTCATCGGCACCGTGGCGCTCGCCGCGCTGCTCCCGGTCAGCGGCCGGGCCGCCACCGTCACCGACGGGGCCACCACGGTCGCGGTCGCCTTCCTCTTCTTCCTCTACGGCGCCCGGCTCTCCACCCGTGAGGCGCTGGACGGAGTGCGCCACTGGCGGCTCCACCTGACCGTGCTGGTGTGCACCTTCGTCATCTTCCCGGCCCTCGGCCTCGCCGCGCGCGGCCTGGTGCCGTACGTGCTGACGCATCCCCTCTATACCGGGCTGCTCTTCCTGTGCCTGGTGCCCTCCACGGTCCAGTCCTCCATCGCCTTCACCTCGATCGCCCGGGGCAATGTCGCCGCCGCGATCTGCGCGGGCTCCTTCTCCAGCCTGCTCGGCGTGGTCGTCACCCCGGTACTGGCCGCGCTGCTGCTGGGCGGCAGCGGAGGCGGCTTCTCGGCCGACTCGATGGTCAAGATCGGGCTCCAGCTACTGGCCCCCTTCCTCGCCGGTCAGCTCCTGCGCCGCTGGATCGGCGGCTTCATCTCCCGCCACCGGGCGGTGCTGCGCCTGGTCGACCGCGGCTCGGTGCTGCTCGTGGTCTACGCGGCGTTCAGCGAGGGCATGACCCGGGGCATCTGGCACCAGGTCACCCCGGCCCGGCTGGCGATCCTCCTCGGCGTCGAGGCGGTCCTGCTCACGGTGATGCTCACGCTCACCTCGTACGGCTCACGGAAGCTGGGCTTCGTCCGCGAGGACCGGATCACCATCGTGTTCGCGGGGTCGAAGAAGAGCCTGGCCGCCGGGCTGCCGATGGCGAGTGTGCTCTTCGGCGCCCAGGCGAGCCTGGCGGTGCTGCCGCTGATGCTCTTCCACCAGATGCAGCTCATGGTCTGCGCGGTGCTGGCCCGCCGCTATGCGGCGCGGGCGCCGGAGGCGGCGGTGACGGGGGCCGAAACGGGATCGGAGGCCGCTCAGGCCCGTACGGACAGCGCGGACAAGGCCGCGCTGACCCGCGTCTGA
- a CDS encoding LysR family transcriptional regulator yields MYDPAQLRTFLAVSQTLSFTQAADRLGVRQSTVSQQVRKLEAAVGRQLFARDTHGVELTEDGEAMLGFARSILEANERAASWFRGTRLRGRLRFGASEDFVVTRLPEILEGFRRDHPEVDLELTVELSGTLHERLEAGKLDLVLAKRSEDRPGGQLVWRDRLVWIGAERLRLDPDRPLPLIVFPPPGLTRARALDVLERHGRSWRIVCTSGSLNGLVAAARAGLGVMAHTHGLIPPGLAPVPERAGLPDLGPVDFVLLYGKRRQDGASHAAAERLAAAILAGPVPRSERFRAEDRYI; encoded by the coding sequence ATGTACGACCCCGCCCAGCTCCGGACGTTTCTCGCGGTGTCCCAGACCCTGAGCTTCACCCAGGCCGCCGACCGCCTCGGGGTGCGCCAGTCCACCGTGAGCCAGCAGGTACGCAAGCTGGAGGCGGCCGTGGGGCGGCAGCTTTTCGCCCGCGACACCCACGGGGTGGAGCTGACCGAGGACGGCGAGGCGATGCTGGGGTTCGCCCGCTCCATCCTGGAGGCGAACGAGCGGGCGGCGAGCTGGTTCCGGGGCACCCGGCTGCGCGGCCGGCTGCGCTTCGGCGCCTCGGAGGACTTCGTGGTGACCCGGCTGCCGGAGATCCTGGAGGGGTTCCGCCGCGATCACCCCGAGGTGGATCTGGAGCTCACCGTCGAGCTGTCGGGCACGCTGCACGAGCGGCTGGAGGCGGGCAAGCTGGATCTGGTGCTGGCCAAGCGGTCCGAGGACCGGCCGGGCGGCCAGCTCGTGTGGCGGGACCGGCTGGTGTGGATCGGCGCCGAGCGGCTGCGGCTGGATCCGGACCGTCCGCTCCCCCTGATCGTCTTTCCGCCACCCGGGCTGACCCGGGCCCGCGCGCTGGATGTGCTGGAGCGGCACGGCAGGTCATGGCGGATCGTCTGCACCAGCGGCAGTCTCAACGGCCTGGTCGCGGCGGCGCGTGCCGGGCTCGGGGTGATGGCACACACCCATGGCCTGATTCCGCCCGGCCTTGCGCCGGTGCCCGAACGGGCCGGACTGCCCGACCTCGGCCCCGTGGATTTCGTACTGTTGTACGGAAAGCGGCGGCAGGACGGCGCCTCGCACGCCGCCGCGGAGCGACTCGCCGCCGCGATCCTGGCCGGGCCTGTGCCACGATCGGAGAGATTTCGTGCAGAAGACCGTTACATATGA
- a CDS encoding long-chain acyl-CoA synthetase, giving the protein MREFTVPPMATAPQAGGLADAVFDHADADPHRVALARKTADDRWQDVTAGQFRDEVTALAKGLLAQGVRFGDRVAIMCPTRYEWTLFDFALWTLGAQSVPLYPTSSAEQVCWMLHDAGVSACVVEHEDHAMTVGSVVGRLPHLRRLWQLDAGALEELLAAGESVEDDLVERHRLAVTPEQPATIIYTSGTTGRPKGCVITHANLMAECDNIVERYEEAFHSKRGDEAATLLFLPLAHVFGRMVEVASIRGKVKLGHQPRLSAAALLPDLKTFRPTFILAVPYIFEKVFAAARRKAEAEGKAAVFEKAVDVAVRYAEALEAKAFGTGPGPGAALRMQHQFFEKAVYGKVRAAMGGRVRHAMSGGSGMERRLGLFFAGAGVTIYEGYGLTESTAAATANPPEQTRFGTVGVPIPGTTVHLADDGEVWVRGGQVFEGYLGDPKATDAVLRDGWLATGDLGTLDDDGYLTITGRKKEILVTSSGKSVSPGGLEERVRAHPLVAQCIVVGNDRPYIAALVTLDSEAVAHWLTMRGKPELPPGDLVRDPDLETEIRRAVVAANTTVSQAESIRTFRILAAQFSEEHGLLTPSLKLKRKAIEQAYAVEVEALYHS; this is encoded by the coding sequence TTGCGCGAGTTCACCGTCCCCCCGATGGCGACGGCGCCCCAGGCCGGAGGACTGGCGGATGCCGTCTTCGACCATGCGGACGCCGATCCCCACCGGGTGGCGCTGGCACGCAAGACGGCGGATGACCGCTGGCAGGACGTGACCGCGGGCCAGTTCCGGGACGAGGTGACGGCGCTCGCCAAGGGGCTGTTGGCCCAGGGCGTCCGGTTCGGCGACCGCGTCGCGATCATGTGCCCCACCCGCTACGAATGGACGCTCTTCGACTTCGCGCTGTGGACCCTGGGCGCCCAGAGCGTCCCGCTGTATCCCACCTCCTCCGCCGAGCAGGTCTGCTGGATGCTGCATGACGCGGGGGTCTCCGCCTGTGTCGTGGAGCATGAGGACCATGCGATGACGGTCGGCTCGGTGGTCGGCCGGCTGCCGCATCTGAGGCGGCTGTGGCAGCTGGACGCGGGGGCGCTGGAGGAGTTGCTGGCGGCCGGGGAGTCGGTCGAGGACGATCTGGTCGAGCGGCACCGGCTGGCCGTGACCCCCGAGCAGCCCGCGACCATCATCTACACCTCGGGCACCACCGGCCGCCCCAAGGGCTGCGTGATCACCCACGCCAATCTGATGGCCGAGTGCGACAACATCGTCGAGCGGTACGAGGAGGCCTTCCACTCCAAGCGCGGCGACGAGGCCGCCACCCTGCTCTTCCTCCCGCTCGCCCATGTCTTCGGCCGGATGGTCGAAGTCGCCTCCATCCGCGGCAAGGTCAAGCTCGGGCACCAGCCCCGGCTCTCGGCCGCCGCGCTGCTGCCCGATCTGAAGACCTTCCGGCCGACCTTCATCCTCGCGGTGCCGTACATCTTCGAGAAGGTGTTCGCGGCGGCGCGCCGCAAGGCCGAGGCGGAGGGCAAGGCCGCGGTGTTCGAGAAGGCCGTGGACGTGGCGGTGCGGTACGCGGAGGCGCTGGAGGCCAAGGCGTTCGGCACCGGGCCGGGTCCGGGCGCCGCGCTGCGCATGCAGCATCAGTTCTTCGAGAAGGCCGTGTACGGCAAGGTGCGCGCCGCGATGGGCGGCCGGGTCCGGCACGCGATGTCGGGCGGTTCCGGCATGGAGCGGCGGCTGGGGCTGTTCTTCGCGGGCGCGGGCGTCACCATCTACGAGGGCTATGGCCTGACCGAGTCCACCGCCGCCGCCACCGCCAACCCGCCCGAGCAGACCCGGTTCGGCACGGTGGGCGTGCCGATCCCGGGCACCACGGTGCACCTCGCCGACGACGGCGAGGTGTGGGTGCGCGGCGGCCAGGTCTTCGAGGGCTATCTGGGCGACCCCAAGGCCACCGACGCGGTGCTGCGCGACGGCTGGCTCGCCACCGGCGACCTGGGCACGCTGGACGACGACGGCTATCTCACCATCACCGGGCGGAAGAAGGAGATCCTGGTGACCTCCAGCGGCAAGTCGGTCTCCCCCGGCGGCCTGGAGGAGCGGGTGCGGGCCCATCCGCTGGTCGCCCAGTGCATCGTGGTCGGCAACGACCGTCCGTATATCGCGGCGCTGGTCACCCTGGACTCGGAGGCGGTCGCGCACTGGCTGACGATGCGCGGCAAGCCGGAGCTGCCGCCGGGCGACCTGGTCCGGGACCCCGATCTGGAGACCGAGATCCGGCGCGCGGTGGTGGCGGCGAACACCACCGTCTCCCAGGCGGAGTCGATTCGTACCTTCCGGATACTTGCCGCGCAGTTCTCCGAGGAGCATGGTCTGCTGACGCCGTCGCTGAAACTGAAGCGAAAGGCCATCGAACAGGCATACGCCGTCGAGGTCGAGGCGCTGTACCACTCCTGA
- a CDS encoding oxidoreductase, translating to MSKVPFITLNNGVRMPQLGFGVWQIPDDEAQVAVRTALDAGYRSIDTAAIYGNEEGTGKGLAASGIARDELFVTTKLQNADQGYDSTLRAFDASLTKLGLEYVDLYLIHWPLPGVDKYVDTWKAFEKIYSEGRAKAIGLSNFHAAHTQRLLSETSIIPVIDQIELHPQLQQAELRAFNARHDIATEAWSPLGQGKGLLEDPKLAAIAQKHGKSPAQVVLRWHLDLGNVVIPKSVTPSRIQENIDVFDFQLDSEDLSAIDSLETGNRLGFDPETFNG from the coding sequence GTGAGCAAGGTCCCGTTCATCACCCTCAACAACGGCGTCCGGATGCCGCAGCTCGGCTTCGGTGTCTGGCAGATCCCGGACGACGAGGCGCAGGTCGCGGTGCGCACCGCGCTGGACGCCGGGTACCGCAGCATCGACACCGCCGCGATATACGGCAACGAGGAGGGCACGGGGAAGGGGCTCGCCGCGTCGGGCATCGCGCGCGACGAGCTGTTCGTCACCACCAAGCTCCAGAATGCCGACCAGGGGTACGACTCGACGCTGCGCGCCTTCGACGCCTCGCTGACCAAGCTGGGGCTGGAGTATGTGGATCTCTACCTGATCCACTGGCCGCTGCCCGGGGTCGACAAGTACGTGGACACCTGGAAGGCGTTCGAGAAGATCTACTCCGAGGGCCGCGCCAAGGCCATCGGCCTGTCCAACTTCCACGCCGCCCACACCCAGCGGCTGCTCTCCGAGACCTCGATCATCCCGGTGATCGACCAGATCGAGCTGCACCCGCAGCTCCAGCAGGCGGAGCTGCGCGCCTTCAACGCCCGCCATGACATCGCCACCGAGGCATGGTCCCCGCTCGGCCAGGGCAAGGGCCTGCTGGAGGACCCGAAGCTGGCGGCCATCGCCCAGAAGCACGGGAAGTCCCCGGCCCAGGTGGTGCTGCGCTGGCATCTGGATCTCGGCAATGTGGTGATCCCCAAGTCCGTGACCCCGTCCCGGATCCAGGAGAACATCGACGTCTTCGACTTCCAGCTGGACTCCGAGGACCTGTCGGCGATCGACTCCCTGGAGACCGGCAACCGGCTGGGCTTCGACCCCGAGACCTTCAACGGCTGA
- a CDS encoding serine protease, translated as MSRRRRHGLELAAGCTVAIAALFLGSGIPAVADPGEPSPRPRREVPPEMLASMQRDLGLTADEARTRISNEYRAGATEPGLRKSLGGSYGGAWVTGNTAELTVATTDEEQSGTITAGGAKAAVVKHSLKALTDAKQALDRTASERPPAADVASAWYVDVKSNSVVVQSAEPSEAAAFVATSGADREVIRVVESAERPSPLYDLRGGEAFYINDAARCSIGFSVTQGEQNGFVTAGHCGSQGDTTTGFNRVAQGSFQGSTFPGHDYAWVSTNADWVPQPWVIGPDGTNVTVTGSQEAPVGSSVCRSGSTTGWHCGTIQQHDTSVQYPQGTINGVTRTNVCAEPGDSGGPFISGSEGQGVTSGGSGNCTVGGTTYYQPVNPILTTYGLTLTTG; from the coding sequence ATGTCCCGCAGACGCCGTCACGGCCTTGAGCTGGCCGCCGGTTGCACCGTCGCGATAGCCGCCCTCTTCCTGGGGAGCGGCATACCCGCGGTGGCCGACCCCGGTGAACCCTCCCCCCGCCCCCGGAGGGAGGTGCCCCCCGAGATGCTGGCCTCGATGCAGCGCGATCTGGGCCTGACGGCCGATGAGGCGCGGACGCGGATATCCAATGAGTACCGGGCCGGGGCCACCGAACCGGGCCTGCGCAAGAGCCTGGGCGGCAGCTACGGCGGCGCATGGGTGACCGGCAACACCGCCGAACTCACCGTCGCCACCACCGACGAGGAGCAGAGCGGCACCATCACGGCCGGCGGCGCCAAGGCCGCGGTCGTCAAGCACAGCCTCAAGGCCCTCACCGACGCCAAGCAGGCCCTGGACCGCACCGCCTCGGAGCGCCCCCCGGCGGCCGATGTCGCCTCCGCCTGGTACGTCGATGTCAAGAGCAACAGCGTCGTGGTGCAGTCGGCCGAGCCGAGCGAGGCGGCCGCCTTCGTCGCCACCAGCGGCGCGGACCGCGAGGTCATACGGGTCGTGGAGTCGGCCGAGCGGCCGAGCCCGCTGTACGACCTGCGGGGCGGCGAGGCGTTCTACATCAACGACGCCGCCCGCTGCTCGATCGGCTTCTCGGTGACCCAGGGCGAGCAGAACGGCTTCGTCACCGCCGGCCACTGCGGCAGCCAGGGCGACACCACCACCGGCTTCAACCGGGTGGCCCAGGGCAGCTTCCAGGGCTCCACCTTCCCCGGCCATGACTACGCCTGGGTGTCCACCAACGCCGACTGGGTTCCGCAGCCGTGGGTGATCGGCCCCGACGGCACCAACGTCACCGTCACCGGCTCCCAGGAAGCGCCGGTGGGCTCGTCCGTCTGCCGCTCCGGCTCGACGACCGGCTGGCACTGCGGCACCATCCAGCAGCACGACACCAGCGTGCAGTACCCGCAGGGCACGATCAACGGGGTCACCCGCACCAACGTCTGCGCCGAACCGGGCGACTCCGGCGGCCCGTTCATCTCGGGCAGCGAGGGGCAGGGCGTCACCTCCGGCGGCTCCGGCAACTGCACCGTCGGCGGCACGACGTACTACCAGCCGGTGAACCCGATCCTGACGACCTACGGGCTCACCCTCACCACCGGCTGA